A region of Pyxidicoccus parkwaysis DNA encodes the following proteins:
- a CDS encoding alpha/beta fold hydrolase produces MVTGVAGALYVDDGGKGGLPVVFVHSSCGSTTQWEAQLAHLRRQRRAVALDLRGHGRSAPPPKEDISIEDFASDVHAVVDALGLQRFVLVGHSMGGAVCAAYAGLHPERVAGLFLLDPASDGRGIPAEQAAGLMQLLATDAWSQVIAEFWTPMLAPSRPEVRERVLSQMRATSRTGARAGLGALLTFDPVAALTRYPGPRLSVITAFNEQPGSYQRLVADLPFKKVEGTGHWVQLDAPDTVDALLDGFLASIR; encoded by the coding sequence ATGGTGACTGGAGTTGCTGGAGCGCTGTACGTGGACGACGGAGGGAAGGGCGGGCTGCCCGTGGTGTTCGTCCATTCGAGCTGTGGGAGCACCACGCAATGGGAAGCGCAGCTCGCGCACCTGCGAAGGCAGCGGCGAGCGGTGGCGCTGGACTTGAGGGGGCACGGGCGTTCAGCACCGCCGCCGAAGGAGGACATCTCCATCGAGGACTTCGCCAGCGACGTCCATGCGGTGGTGGACGCGCTCGGGCTCCAGCGCTTCGTGCTCGTGGGCCACAGCATGGGAGGCGCGGTGTGCGCGGCCTACGCGGGGCTGCACCCGGAGCGCGTCGCGGGCCTGTTCCTCCTGGACCCGGCTTCGGACGGACGTGGGATTCCGGCGGAGCAGGCCGCCGGGCTGATGCAATTGCTGGCGACGGACGCGTGGAGCCAGGTCATCGCGGAGTTCTGGACGCCCATGCTCGCTCCCTCGCGGCCCGAGGTGCGCGAGCGCGTGCTCTCACAGATGCGCGCCACGTCGCGGACGGGCGCTCGCGCGGGGCTGGGCGCGCTGCTGACGTTCGACCCCGTCGCGGCGCTCACTCGCTACCCGGGGCCGCGCCTGTCCGTCATCACCGCCTTCAACGAGCAGCCAGGCTCGTACCAGCGCCTCGTGGCTGACTTGCCCTTCAAGAAGGTGGAGGGCACCGGCCACTGGGTGCAGCTCGACGCGCCGGACACGGTGGATGCGCTCCTGGACGGCTTCCTGGCGAGCATCCGCTGA
- a CDS encoding sensor histidine kinase, with protein MGPLFAYSLVPVLSVALLLCFTAALRGRNARGLALYCLATALWSGSLLLLCIPSTFDVGARLVTVGAFISATYLHAAYDVTRQRSYRLVALAYGVAVVVAALGVLVPNILYGPVALGRGPLFWPSMVLAVSAAVVPLVHVARSYRHEAPERRPVLRSLGIAGVLAYSGSIGNALLLSSGYALPFGMYSVLAALLVLVHVINAHQAPGDRRLLERSLVYSAMAAVLSAGFLFGVLTLMAGSGQPFLAEYRVGAFFLLALAALAFEPVRQGLQEWLGRRLLKGRASGSELAAALAVQEERADQAARLAELGQFTSAVAHEVRNPLGVLSAHLKLLERRGVDPDSVAAMREQIERASHFVDELLRYGRPRPLDLRRVDVPATLALAWSTARQGLGALAPEVEFQSLGSESLEIEADQGQLSQVFVILLENALLALRDVPTPRLHIRCERGESGVRVRVEDSGPGIPTELFPRLFQPFVTGRKREGPRPGTGLGLAIARGIIERHAGNIRASRSDSLGGACFEVELPLTQPVSLVAAMS; from the coding sequence ATGGGGCCCTTGTTCGCCTACAGCCTCGTGCCCGTCCTGTCCGTGGCACTGCTGCTGTGTTTCACCGCCGCGCTCCGGGGCCGCAATGCCCGGGGGCTCGCGCTCTACTGTCTGGCCACGGCGCTGTGGAGCGGCTCGCTGCTGCTGCTCTGCATCCCCAGCACCTTCGACGTCGGCGCGCGCCTCGTCACCGTGGGCGCCTTCATCTCCGCCACGTACCTGCATGCCGCCTATGACGTGACTCGCCAGCGCTCGTACCGGCTGGTGGCGCTGGCCTACGGGGTGGCGGTGGTGGTGGCGGCCCTGGGCGTCCTCGTTCCCAACATCCTCTACGGCCCGGTGGCGCTGGGGCGCGGGCCGCTCTTCTGGCCATCCATGGTGCTGGCGGTGTCCGCGGCGGTGGTGCCGCTGGTGCACGTGGCGCGCTCGTACCGGCATGAAGCTCCCGAGCGCCGGCCGGTGCTGCGCAGCCTGGGCATCGCCGGCGTGCTGGCGTACTCGGGCAGCATCGGCAACGCGCTGCTCCTGTCGAGCGGCTATGCGCTGCCCTTCGGCATGTACTCGGTGCTGGCCGCGCTGCTGGTGCTGGTGCACGTCATCAACGCGCACCAGGCGCCGGGAGACCGGCGGCTCCTGGAGCGCAGCCTCGTCTACTCGGCCATGGCGGCGGTGCTGTCCGCGGGCTTCCTCTTCGGCGTGCTGACGCTGATGGCGGGCAGCGGCCAGCCCTTCCTCGCCGAGTACCGCGTGGGCGCCTTCTTCCTCCTCGCGCTGGCCGCGCTCGCCTTCGAGCCCGTGCGCCAGGGGCTCCAGGAGTGGCTGGGCCGCCGGCTGCTGAAGGGCCGCGCCTCGGGCAGCGAATTGGCCGCCGCGCTCGCCGTGCAGGAGGAGCGTGCGGACCAGGCGGCGCGGCTGGCGGAGCTGGGCCAGTTCACCTCCGCCGTGGCCCACGAGGTGCGCAACCCGCTGGGCGTGCTCTCCGCGCACCTCAAGCTGCTGGAGCGCCGGGGTGTCGACCCGGACTCCGTGGCCGCGATGCGTGAGCAGATTGAGCGCGCCAGCCACTTCGTCGACGAATTGCTCCGTTATGGCCGCCCGCGTCCGTTGGATTTGAGACGCGTGGATGTGCCGGCCACGCTCGCCCTGGCCTGGTCCACTGCGCGTCAGGGATTGGGCGCGCTGGCGCCGGAGGTGGAGTTCCAATCGCTGGGAAGCGAGTCATTGGAAATCGAGGCGGATCAGGGGCAGCTGTCGCAAGTGTTTGTGATTCTTCTCGAGAATGCGTTGCTCGCGCTGCGCGACGTGCCGACACCCAGGTTGCACATCCGCTGTGAGCGTGGGGAGAGCGGCGTGCGTGTGCGGGTGGAGGACAGCGGCCCCGGAATTCCCACGGAATTGTTTCCGCGCCTCTTCCAGCCCTTCGTCACGGGGCGAAAGCGCGAGGGGCCCCGGCCGGGCACGGGCCTGGGTCTCGCGATTGCTCGCGGAATCATTGAACGTCATGCAGGCAACATTCGCGCGAGTCGCTCGGATTCCCTGGGCGGCGCGTGTTTCGAGGTAGAATTGCCTTTGACCCAGCCGGTTTCGCTCGTCGCGGCCATGTCCTGA
- a CDS encoding DUF3060 domain-containing protein produces MNRKLGTAVFMMVACAFGPMTAAAEDDSGTFEVSGMSETATHECTPGTKVEITGASNDVTLTGECKSVEVSGSGNKVKVEATSSIEVAGTNNNVTWKRGHGKSKPKISRTGVGNKVTQQK; encoded by the coding sequence ATGAACAGGAAGCTGGGCACGGCGGTGTTCATGATGGTGGCGTGCGCCTTCGGGCCGATGACCGCAGCGGCCGAGGACGACTCGGGCACGTTCGAAGTCAGCGGCATGAGCGAGACGGCGACGCACGAGTGCACGCCGGGGACCAAGGTGGAAATCACCGGCGCGTCCAACGACGTGACGCTGACCGGCGAGTGCAAGAGCGTCGAGGTGAGTGGCTCCGGCAACAAGGTGAAGGTGGAGGCCACCAGCTCCATCGAGGTCGCGGGCACCAACAACAACGTCACGTGGAAGCGCGGTCACGGCAAGTCGAAGCCGAAGATTTCGCGCACCGGCGTGGGCAACAAGGTGACGCAGCAGAAGTAG
- a CDS encoding YciI family protein, whose protein sequence is MRFMVLVKATKDSEAGVPPDEKLITEMMKFNEELAKAGVLLAAEGLHASSKGARVRFSGTKRTVIDGPFAETKELVAGFWLWEVKSREEAIEWVKRCPNPMPGESEIEIRQVIEMTDMGPGLTPELKQQEEHLRAVVESRRS, encoded by the coding sequence ATGCGTTTCATGGTTCTGGTCAAGGCCACCAAGGACAGCGAGGCGGGGGTGCCGCCGGACGAGAAGCTCATCACGGAGATGATGAAGTTCAACGAGGAGCTGGCGAAGGCAGGCGTGTTGCTCGCGGCCGAAGGGCTGCACGCCAGCTCGAAGGGCGCGCGGGTGCGCTTCTCCGGGACGAAGCGCACCGTCATCGACGGACCCTTCGCGGAGACGAAGGAGCTCGTCGCCGGCTTCTGGCTGTGGGAGGTGAAGTCGCGGGAGGAGGCGATTGAATGGGTGAAGCGCTGCCCCAACCCGATGCCGGGCGAGTCCGAAATCGAAATCCGCCAGGTGATCGAGATGACGGACATGGGCCCGGGGCTGACGCCCGAGCTGAAGCAGCAGGAGGAGCACCTCCGCGCCGTCGTGGAGTCGCGCCGCTCCTGA
- a CDS encoding RNA polymerase sigma factor encodes MKAPSGGDFEAFAWRVQPTLFAILGRYCGGIEHELEDLVHDVLLRALLRWEQLRELDEDAQRAWAGRVAHNCFLDRCRRKGSESSRMDELLRLYELSEQQDGSWEPELWEFVNPEDLLQAVERLSSPKLRRTFELFLQGRSYAEIGKDTGEKPGTVGARLTRARRELRELLREPAERRRRERRR; translated from the coding sequence GTGAAGGCGCCATCCGGAGGGGACTTCGAGGCTTTCGCGTGGCGTGTGCAACCCACCTTGTTCGCCATCTTGGGTAGGTATTGCGGGGGGATTGAGCACGAGCTCGAAGACCTGGTGCATGACGTCCTGCTCCGGGCACTGCTGCGCTGGGAACAACTGAGGGAATTGGACGAGGACGCGCAGCGGGCGTGGGCGGGACGCGTGGCCCACAACTGCTTCCTGGACCGGTGCCGCCGGAAGGGGAGCGAGTCGAGTCGCATGGATGAACTGCTGCGCCTGTACGAGCTGTCCGAGCAGCAGGACGGCTCGTGGGAGCCGGAGTTGTGGGAGTTCGTCAATCCCGAGGACCTGTTGCAGGCCGTGGAGCGGCTCAGCAGCCCGAAGCTGCGGCGCACCTTCGAGCTGTTCCTCCAGGGGCGCTCGTACGCGGAGATTGGCAAGGACACGGGCGAGAAGCCCGGCACGGTGGGCGCGCGGCTGACGCGTGCGCGCCGGGAGCTGCGCGAGCTCTTGCGTGAGCCCGCGGAGCGGAGGAGGAGGGAGCGGCGGCGATGA
- a CDS encoding helix-turn-helix transcriptional regulator, with protein MARVDRVMRLHDYLRAHEVTTVAEIAAALEVSARTVHRDLATLREQGVPISSDSGPGGGVRLERNRGLTAVHLSLEEVVALWLAANLSATATSLPWGRAARSGLEKLFASVPRERARSMRELCRRVVVGRPASARILAELGTPPEELLAVFESAFARKVCLSFEYRDRHGQASRRLVEPHGLLVEAPAWYVLARDVEKSAARMFRMDRIRRARIVPERSFVPDMEGLKAQALAQRAEASAKLNIAPSVA; from the coding sequence ATGGCACGAGTCGACCGGGTGATGCGGCTGCACGACTACCTTCGGGCCCATGAAGTCACCACCGTCGCGGAGATTGCAGCGGCGTTGGAGGTCAGCGCGCGCACGGTGCACCGGGACCTCGCCACGCTGAGGGAACAGGGCGTGCCCATCAGCAGCGACTCGGGACCGGGCGGCGGAGTGCGCCTGGAGAGGAACCGCGGGCTGACGGCCGTGCACCTGTCGTTGGAGGAGGTGGTGGCGCTGTGGCTGGCCGCGAACCTGTCGGCCACGGCCACGTCACTTCCATGGGGCCGCGCTGCGCGCTCGGGGCTGGAGAAGCTGTTCGCCAGCGTCCCGCGCGAGCGGGCCCGGAGCATGCGCGAGCTCTGCCGCCGCGTGGTGGTGGGCCGCCCCGCCAGCGCCCGCATCCTGGCGGAGCTCGGCACGCCGCCGGAGGAGTTGCTCGCCGTCTTCGAGAGTGCCTTCGCGCGCAAGGTGTGCCTGTCCTTCGAGTACAGAGACCGTCATGGGCAGGCGAGCCGCAGGCTGGTGGAGCCGCACGGCCTGCTGGTGGAAGCACCTGCCTGGTATGTGCTTGCCCGGGACGTGGAGAAGTCCGCCGCGAGAATGTTCCGCATGGACCGGATCCGCCGGGCCCGAATCGTTCCCGAGCGTTCCTTCGTACCGGACATGGAAGGGCTGAAGGCGCAGGCGCTCGCCCAGCGCGCGGAGGCCTCGGCGAAATTGAATATCGCACCGTCCGTCGCGTAG